A section of the Camelus ferus isolate YT-003-E chromosome 33, BCGSAC_Cfer_1.0, whole genome shotgun sequence genome encodes:
- the HEPACAM gene encoding hepatocyte cell adhesion molecule isoform X2 codes for MEQRIKNNFSNERRYQERAERSTLHPGASSEEPLEGVNITSPVRLIHGTVGKAALLSVQYSSTSSDKPVVKWQLKRDKPVTVVQSIGTEVIGTLRPDYRDRIRLFENGSLLLSDLQLADEGTYEVEISITDDTFTGEKTINLTVDVPISRPQVSVASTTVLELSEGFTLNCSHENGTKASYTWLKDGKPLLNDSRMLLSPDQKVLTITRVLMEDDDLYSCVVENPISQGRSPPVKITVYRRSSLYIILSTGGIFLLVTLVTVCACWKPSKKSGKKRKLEKQNSLEYIDQNDDRLKPEGELSATHSPIPSSLRSVGCWEKAELGHKEASSAGPLPPPTARRLQSRERSCQADTLPRSGEQERKNPMALYILKDKDSPEPEENPAPEPRSATEPGPPGYSVSPAVPGRSPGLPIRSARRYPRSPARSPATGRTHTSPPRAPSSPGRSRSASRTLRTAGVHLIREQDEAGAVEISA; via the exons ATGGaacaaagaatcaaaaataaCTTCAGCAACGAGAGAAGGTACCAGGAGCGGGCAGAGAGGTCCACCTTACACCCCGGAGCTTCGTCAGAGG AGCCCCTGGAGGGGGTGAACATCACCAGCCCGGTGCGCTTGATCCACGGCACGGTGGGGAAGGCGGCCCTGCTCTCTGTGCAGTACAGCAGCACCAGCAGTGACAAGCCCGTGGTGAAGTGGCAGCTGAAGCGGGACAAGCCGGTGACCGTGGTTCAGTCCATCGGCACAGAGGTCATTGGCACCCTGCGGCCTGACTATCGAGACCGCATCCGCCTCTTCGAAAACGGCTCCCTGCTTCTCAGCGACCTGCAACTGGCCGACGAGGGCACCTATGAGGTCGAGATCTCCATCACCGATGACACCTTCACTGGGGAGAAAACCATCAACCTCACTGTGGATG tGCCCATTTCGAGGCCACAGGTGTCAGTGGCTTCAACCACAGTGCTGGAGCTCAGCGAGGGCTTCACCCTGAACTGCTCACATGAGAATGGCACCAAGGCCAGCTACACCTGGCTGAAGGATGGTAAGCCTCTCCTCAATGACTCACGAATGCTCCTGTCCCCGGACCAAAAAGTACTCACCATCACCCGCGTGCTCATGGAGGACGATGACCTGTACAGCTGTGTGGTGGAGAACCCCATCAGCCAGGGCCGCAGCCCGCCCGTCAAGATCACTGTATACA GAAGAAGCTCCCTCTACATCATCCTGTCCACAGGAGGCATCTTCCTCCTTGTGACCTTGGTGACAGTCTGTGCCTGCTGGAAACCCTCCAAAAAGTCTGG gaagaagaggaagctggagaagCAAAACTCGCTGGAATATATAGATCAGAATGATGACCGCCTGAAACCAGAAGGTGAGCTCTCAgccacccactcacccatcccATCTTCACTCAGATCAGTGGGCTGCTGGGAAAAGGCAGAACTGGGCCACAAGGAAGCCAGCTCTgcagggccccttcctccaccaacTGCACGAAGactgcagagcagggagaggagctgcCAAG CAGACACCCTCCCACGAAGTGGAGAGCAGGAGCGGAAGAACCCCATGGCACTCTACATCCTGAAGGACAAG GACTCCCCAGAGCCCGAGGAGAACCCCGCCCCGGAGCCTCGGAGCGCGACAGAGCCCGGCCCGCCCGGCTACTCCGTGTCGCCCGCCGTGCCGGGCCGCTCGCCGGGGCTGCCCATCCGCTCGGCCCGCCGCTACCCGCGCTCCCCCGCGCGCTCCCCCGCCACCGGCCGGACGCACACGTCGCCGCCCCGGGCCCCGAGCTCGCCCGGCCGCTCGCGCAGCGCCTCGCGCACACTGCGGACTGCGGGCGTGCACCTGATCCGCGAGCAGGACGAGGCCGGCGCGGTGGAGATCAGCGCCTGA
- the HEPACAM gene encoding hepatocyte cell adhesion molecule isoform X6 codes for MKREREALSRAFGALRLAPFVYLLLIQTEPLEGVNITSPVRLIHGTVGKAALLSVQYSSTSSDKPVVKWQLKRDKPVTVVQSIGTEVIGTLRPDYRDRIRLFENGSLLLSDLQLADEGTYEVEISITDDTFTGEKTINLTVDVPISRPQVSVASTTVLELSEGFTLNCSHENGTKASYTWLKDGKPLLNDSRMLLSPDQKVLTITRVLMEDDDLYSCVVENPISQGRSPPVKITVYRRSSLYIILSTGGIFLLVTLVTVCACWKPSKKSGKKRKLEKQNSLEYIDQNDDRLKPEDTLPRSGEQERKNPMALYILKDKDSPEPEENPAPEPRSATEPGPPGYSVSPAVPGRSPGLPIRSARRYPRSPARSPATGRTHTSPPRAPSSPGRSRSASRTLRTAGVHLIREQDEAGAVEISA; via the exons atgaagagagaaagggaagccCTGTCCAGAGCCTTCGGTGCCCTGCGCCTCGCTCCTTTTGTCTACCTGCTTCTGATCCAGACAG AGCCCCTGGAGGGGGTGAACATCACCAGCCCGGTGCGCTTGATCCACGGCACGGTGGGGAAGGCGGCCCTGCTCTCTGTGCAGTACAGCAGCACCAGCAGTGACAAGCCCGTGGTGAAGTGGCAGCTGAAGCGGGACAAGCCGGTGACCGTGGTTCAGTCCATCGGCACAGAGGTCATTGGCACCCTGCGGCCTGACTATCGAGACCGCATCCGCCTCTTCGAAAACGGCTCCCTGCTTCTCAGCGACCTGCAACTGGCCGACGAGGGCACCTATGAGGTCGAGATCTCCATCACCGATGACACCTTCACTGGGGAGAAAACCATCAACCTCACTGTGGATG tGCCCATTTCGAGGCCACAGGTGTCAGTGGCTTCAACCACAGTGCTGGAGCTCAGCGAGGGCTTCACCCTGAACTGCTCACATGAGAATGGCACCAAGGCCAGCTACACCTGGCTGAAGGATGGTAAGCCTCTCCTCAATGACTCACGAATGCTCCTGTCCCCGGACCAAAAAGTACTCACCATCACCCGCGTGCTCATGGAGGACGATGACCTGTACAGCTGTGTGGTGGAGAACCCCATCAGCCAGGGCCGCAGCCCGCCCGTCAAGATCACTGTATACA GAAGAAGCTCCCTCTACATCATCCTGTCCACAGGAGGCATCTTCCTCCTTGTGACCTTGGTGACAGTCTGTGCCTGCTGGAAACCCTCCAAAAAGTCTGG gaagaagaggaagctggagaagCAAAACTCGCTGGAATATATAGATCAGAATGATGACCGCCTGAAACCAGAAG ACACCCTCCCACGAAGTGGAGAGCAGGAGCGGAAGAACCCCATGGCACTCTACATCCTGAAGGACAAG GACTCCCCAGAGCCCGAGGAGAACCCCGCCCCGGAGCCTCGGAGCGCGACAGAGCCCGGCCCGCCCGGCTACTCCGTGTCGCCCGCCGTGCCGGGCCGCTCGCCGGGGCTGCCCATCCGCTCGGCCCGCCGCTACCCGCGCTCCCCCGCGCGCTCCCCCGCCACCGGCCGGACGCACACGTCGCCGCCCCGGGCCCCGAGCTCGCCCGGCCGCTCGCGCAGCGCCTCGCGCACACTGCGGACTGCGGGCGTGCACCTGATCCGCGAGCAGGACGAGGCCGGCGCGGTGGAGATCAGCGCCTGA
- the HEPN1 gene encoding putative cancer susceptibility gene HEPN1 protein, protein MHYLLLDEAPGEVRGAVLAKEEELQRHTCSDEPGELRCPDALEASRKRGQNTQRASFSFSFLIALSPYTVDYCLSYKLFKMRWHGHGLATQ, encoded by the exons ATGCATTATCTCCTTCTGGATGAGGCACCTGGGGAAGTTAGGGGAGCAGTTCTGGCTAAGGAAGAGGAGCTGCAAAGGCACACCTGCTCAGATGAACCTGGGGAACTGCGATGTCCAG ATGCACTAGAGGCATCAAGGAAGAGAGGTCAGAACACACAGAGGGCCTCCTTCTCTTTCAGCTTTTTAATTGCCCTCTCTCCTTACACAGTAGATTATTGTCTTTCCTACAAACTGTTCAAGATGCGGTGGCATGGGCATGGCCTGGCTACACAATGA
- the HEPACAM gene encoding hepatocyte cell adhesion molecule isoform X3, with the protein MKREREALSRAFGALRLAPFVYLLLIQTEPLEGVNITSPVRLIHGTVGKAALLSVQYSSTSSDKPVVKWQLKRDKPVTVVQSIGTEVIGTLRPDYRDRIRLFENGSLLLSDLQLADEGTYEVEISITDDTFTGEKTINLTVDVPISRPQVSVASTTVLELSEGFTLNCSHENGTKASYTWLKDGKPLLNDSRMLLSPDQKVLTITRVLMEDDDLYSCVVENPISQGRSPPVKITVYRRSSLYIILSTGGIFLLVTLVTVCACWKPSKKSGKKRKLEKQNSLEYIDQNDDRLKPEGELSATHSPIPSSLRSVGCWEKAELGHKEASSAGPLPPPTARRLQSRERSCQADTLPRSGEQERKNPMALYILKDKDSPEPEENPAPEPRSATEPGPPGYSVSPAVPGRSPGLPIRSARRYPRSPARSPATGRTHTSPPRAPSSPGRSRSASRTLRTAGVHLIREQDEAGAVEISA; encoded by the exons atgaagagagaaagggaagccCTGTCCAGAGCCTTCGGTGCCCTGCGCCTCGCTCCTTTTGTCTACCTGCTTCTGATCCAGACAG AGCCCCTGGAGGGGGTGAACATCACCAGCCCGGTGCGCTTGATCCACGGCACGGTGGGGAAGGCGGCCCTGCTCTCTGTGCAGTACAGCAGCACCAGCAGTGACAAGCCCGTGGTGAAGTGGCAGCTGAAGCGGGACAAGCCGGTGACCGTGGTTCAGTCCATCGGCACAGAGGTCATTGGCACCCTGCGGCCTGACTATCGAGACCGCATCCGCCTCTTCGAAAACGGCTCCCTGCTTCTCAGCGACCTGCAACTGGCCGACGAGGGCACCTATGAGGTCGAGATCTCCATCACCGATGACACCTTCACTGGGGAGAAAACCATCAACCTCACTGTGGATG tGCCCATTTCGAGGCCACAGGTGTCAGTGGCTTCAACCACAGTGCTGGAGCTCAGCGAGGGCTTCACCCTGAACTGCTCACATGAGAATGGCACCAAGGCCAGCTACACCTGGCTGAAGGATGGTAAGCCTCTCCTCAATGACTCACGAATGCTCCTGTCCCCGGACCAAAAAGTACTCACCATCACCCGCGTGCTCATGGAGGACGATGACCTGTACAGCTGTGTGGTGGAGAACCCCATCAGCCAGGGCCGCAGCCCGCCCGTCAAGATCACTGTATACA GAAGAAGCTCCCTCTACATCATCCTGTCCACAGGAGGCATCTTCCTCCTTGTGACCTTGGTGACAGTCTGTGCCTGCTGGAAACCCTCCAAAAAGTCTGG gaagaagaggaagctggagaagCAAAACTCGCTGGAATATATAGATCAGAATGATGACCGCCTGAAACCAGAAGGTGAGCTCTCAgccacccactcacccatcccATCTTCACTCAGATCAGTGGGCTGCTGGGAAAAGGCAGAACTGGGCCACAAGGAAGCCAGCTCTgcagggccccttcctccaccaacTGCACGAAGactgcagagcagggagaggagctgcCAAG CAGACACCCTCCCACGAAGTGGAGAGCAGGAGCGGAAGAACCCCATGGCACTCTACATCCTGAAGGACAAG GACTCCCCAGAGCCCGAGGAGAACCCCGCCCCGGAGCCTCGGAGCGCGACAGAGCCCGGCCCGCCCGGCTACTCCGTGTCGCCCGCCGTGCCGGGCCGCTCGCCGGGGCTGCCCATCCGCTCGGCCCGCCGCTACCCGCGCTCCCCCGCGCGCTCCCCCGCCACCGGCCGGACGCACACGTCGCCGCCCCGGGCCCCGAGCTCGCCCGGCCGCTCGCGCAGCGCCTCGCGCACACTGCGGACTGCGGGCGTGCACCTGATCCGCGAGCAGGACGAGGCCGGCGCGGTGGAGATCAGCGCCTGA
- the HEPACAM gene encoding hepatocyte cell adhesion molecule isoform X4, with the protein MKREREALSRAFGALRLAPFVYLLLIQTEPLEGVNITSPVRLIHGTVGKAALLSVQYSSTSSDKPVVKWQLKRDKPVTVVQSIGTEVIGTLRPDYRDRIRLFENGSLLLSDLQLADEGTYEVEISITDDTFTGEKTINLTVDVPISRPQVSVASTTVLELSEGFTLNCSHENGTKASYTWLKDGKPLLNDSRMLLSPDQKVLTITRVLMEDDDLYSCVVENPISQGRSPPVKITVYRRSSLYIILSTGGIFLLVTLVTVCACWKPSKKSGKKRKLEKQNSLEYIDQNDDRLKPEADTLPRSGEQERKNPMALYILKDKDSPEPEENPAPEPRSATEPGPPGYSVSPAVPGRSPGLPIRSARRYPRSPARSPATGRTHTSPPRAPSSPGRSRSASRTLRTAGVHLIREQDEAGAVEISA; encoded by the exons atgaagagagaaagggaagccCTGTCCAGAGCCTTCGGTGCCCTGCGCCTCGCTCCTTTTGTCTACCTGCTTCTGATCCAGACAG AGCCCCTGGAGGGGGTGAACATCACCAGCCCGGTGCGCTTGATCCACGGCACGGTGGGGAAGGCGGCCCTGCTCTCTGTGCAGTACAGCAGCACCAGCAGTGACAAGCCCGTGGTGAAGTGGCAGCTGAAGCGGGACAAGCCGGTGACCGTGGTTCAGTCCATCGGCACAGAGGTCATTGGCACCCTGCGGCCTGACTATCGAGACCGCATCCGCCTCTTCGAAAACGGCTCCCTGCTTCTCAGCGACCTGCAACTGGCCGACGAGGGCACCTATGAGGTCGAGATCTCCATCACCGATGACACCTTCACTGGGGAGAAAACCATCAACCTCACTGTGGATG tGCCCATTTCGAGGCCACAGGTGTCAGTGGCTTCAACCACAGTGCTGGAGCTCAGCGAGGGCTTCACCCTGAACTGCTCACATGAGAATGGCACCAAGGCCAGCTACACCTGGCTGAAGGATGGTAAGCCTCTCCTCAATGACTCACGAATGCTCCTGTCCCCGGACCAAAAAGTACTCACCATCACCCGCGTGCTCATGGAGGACGATGACCTGTACAGCTGTGTGGTGGAGAACCCCATCAGCCAGGGCCGCAGCCCGCCCGTCAAGATCACTGTATACA GAAGAAGCTCCCTCTACATCATCCTGTCCACAGGAGGCATCTTCCTCCTTGTGACCTTGGTGACAGTCTGTGCCTGCTGGAAACCCTCCAAAAAGTCTGG gaagaagaggaagctggagaagCAAAACTCGCTGGAATATATAGATCAGAATGATGACCGCCTGAAACCAGAAG CAGACACCCTCCCACGAAGTGGAGAGCAGGAGCGGAAGAACCCCATGGCACTCTACATCCTGAAGGACAAG GACTCCCCAGAGCCCGAGGAGAACCCCGCCCCGGAGCCTCGGAGCGCGACAGAGCCCGGCCCGCCCGGCTACTCCGTGTCGCCCGCCGTGCCGGGCCGCTCGCCGGGGCTGCCCATCCGCTCGGCCCGCCGCTACCCGCGCTCCCCCGCGCGCTCCCCCGCCACCGGCCGGACGCACACGTCGCCGCCCCGGGCCCCGAGCTCGCCCGGCCGCTCGCGCAGCGCCTCGCGCACACTGCGGACTGCGGGCGTGCACCTGATCCGCGAGCAGGACGAGGCCGGCGCGGTGGAGATCAGCGCCTGA
- the HEPACAM gene encoding hepatocyte cell adhesion molecule isoform X5, with product MGLWNKESKITSATREEPLEGVNITSPVRLIHGTVGKAALLSVQYSSTSSDKPVVKWQLKRDKPVTVVQSIGTEVIGTLRPDYRDRIRLFENGSLLLSDLQLADEGTYEVEISITDDTFTGEKTINLTVDVPISRPQVSVASTTVLELSEGFTLNCSHENGTKASYTWLKDGKPLLNDSRMLLSPDQKVLTITRVLMEDDDLYSCVVENPISQGRSPPVKITVYRRSSLYIILSTGGIFLLVTLVTVCACWKPSKKSGKKRKLEKQNSLEYIDQNDDRLKPEGELSATHSPIPSSLRSVGCWEKAELGHKEASSAGPLPPPTARRLQSRERSCQADTLPRSGEQERKNPMALYILKDKDSPEPEENPAPEPRSATEPGPPGYSVSPAVPGRSPGLPIRSARRYPRSPARSPATGRTHTSPPRAPSSPGRSRSASRTLRTAGVHLIREQDEAGAVEISA from the exons ATGGGTTTATGGaacaaagaatcaaaaataaCTTCAGCAACGAGAGAAG AGCCCCTGGAGGGGGTGAACATCACCAGCCCGGTGCGCTTGATCCACGGCACGGTGGGGAAGGCGGCCCTGCTCTCTGTGCAGTACAGCAGCACCAGCAGTGACAAGCCCGTGGTGAAGTGGCAGCTGAAGCGGGACAAGCCGGTGACCGTGGTTCAGTCCATCGGCACAGAGGTCATTGGCACCCTGCGGCCTGACTATCGAGACCGCATCCGCCTCTTCGAAAACGGCTCCCTGCTTCTCAGCGACCTGCAACTGGCCGACGAGGGCACCTATGAGGTCGAGATCTCCATCACCGATGACACCTTCACTGGGGAGAAAACCATCAACCTCACTGTGGATG tGCCCATTTCGAGGCCACAGGTGTCAGTGGCTTCAACCACAGTGCTGGAGCTCAGCGAGGGCTTCACCCTGAACTGCTCACATGAGAATGGCACCAAGGCCAGCTACACCTGGCTGAAGGATGGTAAGCCTCTCCTCAATGACTCACGAATGCTCCTGTCCCCGGACCAAAAAGTACTCACCATCACCCGCGTGCTCATGGAGGACGATGACCTGTACAGCTGTGTGGTGGAGAACCCCATCAGCCAGGGCCGCAGCCCGCCCGTCAAGATCACTGTATACA GAAGAAGCTCCCTCTACATCATCCTGTCCACAGGAGGCATCTTCCTCCTTGTGACCTTGGTGACAGTCTGTGCCTGCTGGAAACCCTCCAAAAAGTCTGG gaagaagaggaagctggagaagCAAAACTCGCTGGAATATATAGATCAGAATGATGACCGCCTGAAACCAGAAGGTGAGCTCTCAgccacccactcacccatcccATCTTCACTCAGATCAGTGGGCTGCTGGGAAAAGGCAGAACTGGGCCACAAGGAAGCCAGCTCTgcagggccccttcctccaccaacTGCACGAAGactgcagagcagggagaggagctgcCAAG CAGACACCCTCCCACGAAGTGGAGAGCAGGAGCGGAAGAACCCCATGGCACTCTACATCCTGAAGGACAAG GACTCCCCAGAGCCCGAGGAGAACCCCGCCCCGGAGCCTCGGAGCGCGACAGAGCCCGGCCCGCCCGGCTACTCCGTGTCGCCCGCCGTGCCGGGCCGCTCGCCGGGGCTGCCCATCCGCTCGGCCCGCCGCTACCCGCGCTCCCCCGCGCGCTCCCCCGCCACCGGCCGGACGCACACGTCGCCGCCCCGGGCCCCGAGCTCGCCCGGCCGCTCGCGCAGCGCCTCGCGCACACTGCGGACTGCGGGCGTGCACCTGATCCGCGAGCAGGACGAGGCCGGCGCGGTGGAGATCAGCGCCTGA
- the HEPACAM gene encoding hepatocyte cell adhesion molecule isoform X1 yields the protein MKREREALSRAFGALRLAPFVYLLLIQTEPLEGVNITSPVRLIHGTVGKAALLSVQYSSTSSDKPVVKWQLKRDKPVTVVQSIGTEVIGTLRPDYRDRIRLFENGSLLLSDLQLADEGTYEVEISITDDTFTGEKTINLTVDVPISRPQVSVASTTVLELSEGFTLNCSHENGTKASYTWLKDGKPLLNDSRMLLSPDQKVLTITRVLMEDDDLYSCVVENPISQGRSPPVKITVYRRSSLYIILSTGGIFLLVTLVTVCACWKPSKKSGKKRKLEKQNSLEYIDQNDDRLKPEGELSATHSPIPSSLRSVGCWEKAELGHKEASSAGPLPPPTARRLQSRERSCQDTLPRSGEQERKNPMALYILKDKDSPEPEENPAPEPRSATEPGPPGYSVSPAVPGRSPGLPIRSARRYPRSPARSPATGRTHTSPPRAPSSPGRSRSASRTLRTAGVHLIREQDEAGAVEISA from the exons atgaagagagaaagggaagccCTGTCCAGAGCCTTCGGTGCCCTGCGCCTCGCTCCTTTTGTCTACCTGCTTCTGATCCAGACAG AGCCCCTGGAGGGGGTGAACATCACCAGCCCGGTGCGCTTGATCCACGGCACGGTGGGGAAGGCGGCCCTGCTCTCTGTGCAGTACAGCAGCACCAGCAGTGACAAGCCCGTGGTGAAGTGGCAGCTGAAGCGGGACAAGCCGGTGACCGTGGTTCAGTCCATCGGCACAGAGGTCATTGGCACCCTGCGGCCTGACTATCGAGACCGCATCCGCCTCTTCGAAAACGGCTCCCTGCTTCTCAGCGACCTGCAACTGGCCGACGAGGGCACCTATGAGGTCGAGATCTCCATCACCGATGACACCTTCACTGGGGAGAAAACCATCAACCTCACTGTGGATG tGCCCATTTCGAGGCCACAGGTGTCAGTGGCTTCAACCACAGTGCTGGAGCTCAGCGAGGGCTTCACCCTGAACTGCTCACATGAGAATGGCACCAAGGCCAGCTACACCTGGCTGAAGGATGGTAAGCCTCTCCTCAATGACTCACGAATGCTCCTGTCCCCGGACCAAAAAGTACTCACCATCACCCGCGTGCTCATGGAGGACGATGACCTGTACAGCTGTGTGGTGGAGAACCCCATCAGCCAGGGCCGCAGCCCGCCCGTCAAGATCACTGTATACA GAAGAAGCTCCCTCTACATCATCCTGTCCACAGGAGGCATCTTCCTCCTTGTGACCTTGGTGACAGTCTGTGCCTGCTGGAAACCCTCCAAAAAGTCTGG gaagaagaggaagctggagaagCAAAACTCGCTGGAATATATAGATCAGAATGATGACCGCCTGAAACCAGAAGGTGAGCTCTCAgccacccactcacccatcccATCTTCACTCAGATCAGTGGGCTGCTGGGAAAAGGCAGAACTGGGCCACAAGGAAGCCAGCTCTgcagggccccttcctccaccaacTGCACGAAGactgcagagcagggagaggagctgcCAAG ACACCCTCCCACGAAGTGGAGAGCAGGAGCGGAAGAACCCCATGGCACTCTACATCCTGAAGGACAAG GACTCCCCAGAGCCCGAGGAGAACCCCGCCCCGGAGCCTCGGAGCGCGACAGAGCCCGGCCCGCCCGGCTACTCCGTGTCGCCCGCCGTGCCGGGCCGCTCGCCGGGGCTGCCCATCCGCTCGGCCCGCCGCTACCCGCGCTCCCCCGCGCGCTCCCCCGCCACCGGCCGGACGCACACGTCGCCGCCCCGGGCCCCGAGCTCGCCCGGCCGCTCGCGCAGCGCCTCGCGCACACTGCGGACTGCGGGCGTGCACCTGATCCGCGAGCAGGACGAGGCCGGCGCGGTGGAGATCAGCGCCTGA